The Bacteroidota bacterium genome includes the window TGTAAAAATAGAACCTGATATATTTTTAGCCTATACCGTCATCGACCCCAATAATCCCAATATAGAAGATATTCCTGAAAACTATTTAACGGTAACGTACAGTTTACATTCAGATTTGCCAACTTTGCAATCGGGCACGCAAGCAAAGGTGTCAAATCTGCACACGCCAAACGACCAAACTATTTTGACCGTTACCCAAGGAGATTATAATACTGTAGCAGATGGCGAAAAAAGATATAAGGATTCCTATAATGGAGGAGAAGGATGGAATCCGATTTTACTAAAGATAAAGGAAGTGCTTGAAAGCAATGTTT containing:
- a CDS encoding SRPBCC domain-containing protein — translated: MEPLIITNTITINAPAAIVWDALVNPEQTKKYMFGCETVSDWQVGSSLIWRMDYEGKEFIAVKGNIVKIEPDIFLAYTVIDPNNPNIEDIPENYLTVTYSLHSDLPTLQSGTQAKVSNLHTPNDQTILTVTQGDYNTVADGEKRYKDSYNGGEGWNPILLKIKEVLESNV